Within the Streptomyces vilmorinianum genome, the region ACCTGCCCGAAGTGCCCGCCCGGGCCAGGAGTCAGGTCGACCGCGAACTCGTCGCCGCCGTTGCTTCCGAAGCCGATCCAGCCCGGTGAGCCGGCCAGGCCCTGCACCGCGGCGTCGGGTGCGGTGTTGACGGCTCGCATCGCACCCAGATCCCAGCTGAGGTGTCGGACAGCCCCGTCAACGGCGTACAGGTGCTCCAAGCCGGAGAGCTCGCAGCCAACAGCCTCACCGGCGCGGTCCGCCGCCTCGAAGTCGTCGCCCCAGTCCACCCGTGTCACCCGGTAGAGAACCTTGAGCTCCTCGGACAGCGTGACACCGAGGCGCGCTTCGGCGGCAGCGATCTCCTCCTCGCTCGCGCCAACGGCGTCGGGCAACCGTTCACGGAGCGTCCGCTCCAGCAACTCCAGATCCGCCGAGGGCGCCGGCACCGCCCCAGGCACCGGATTGGGACGGCGAAGCCATGGCTCGGGAAGGGAACCATCGGCCAGGATGAGCACACCAAGGTCCGGGTAGCCGATGGCCGGTTCCACGACCGGGCTAGGCCAGACCAGGCCGAGCATGGTCCTTCCGTCCGGTTGGGCCTCCGCCCTGAAGGCGATCTCTTGGACTCCGCCGCGCGCGAGCGCCCTTTGGATGTCCTCCACCGCAATCCGCGCTGTCGACGACATAGGTCCTCGATGGGCAAGGCTCCAGCCGTGCTGGCTGATGCGTCCGGCCAAACGGGCCGACTGGGCGGCACGCCGCTCCACGTCGTCGCCCAGCATGAGCCGCAGCACGGGCTCCCAGGCCGCGAATCCGCATACCGATGACAACGGGGGTCTCTGATCAACCATGCGCAGACCGTACGCGGAGCCAAGGACAGAGGAGGCGGCCAACTGGAACGCGCTGTGGCCAAGTGCAGCGCTCAGCCACACCGACCCTGCTTGTGGCGCGGATCGTTGATGTACGTCTCGGTATTCGAGAGCGTCCGAAGCCACTCGACCGAGAGCGGCGGATCTCTGCCCTATCTGACGCCCCGTTACGCTACTTATGGCACGCGAATGGCACGCGAGCGAGCTCGAATAGGTCTGGACAACAAACAAGCCCCAAGTCTCTGACCTGGGGCTTTGCTATGGAGCGGATGACGGGAATCGAACCCGCGCTCTGAGCTTGGGAATCTATGGTGCATAGGTGACCCATATGACCTCTGACCTGCTGCTTCCTTCCCTGGCGGGCTCCATGGGGACTGCCTCTGCCTACCGGATTTGACCGCTGTTCACCGCCCCTAAGGGCACGGCTGGGGCACGCCCCGTGCCCGCATACATCGAACCTACGACGAGGGCCCGCCAGGTCGCGACGGCCTGGTCCGGCACTGGTGAGCGCGTCGCCGGGGTGGAAGAGTAAGTCGTCGATCAGGAAGCTGATGACCCCGTAATCAACAGTGTGTTGACGATTCGGTAGGGTCGCGATGCGCATTCCCCTCCGGACGGTCCCTTACGGGCCATTAGACAAAGGACGCTGCTGTGCCCGCGCACGACTTCCGGTACACCTTGGCGTACCTCGATGCGGAGATAGCCCGCCAGGCGTCTCGGCGCACCCGGCATGAAGCAGGCACCTACGTCAGCGCCGCGGTCGCGGTGGCCGCCGGGGTCCTCTACTTTCTCTACCGCGAGGCCTTCGGGTACGACGCCGCCGCATCCGGCGAGGAAGCCTTGTCGGCGGGTGTCTCCGCGGCTGTCACCTTCACCGCCAGGGCAGGGATCGAGCTCGTCGGTGTGGCCGCCCTCCTCATGACCGTCGTGCACGGGGCTCTCTGGTCCGGCGCGCACACCGCGTATTACCAACGCGTGCAGCGGCGCACCTCGCTTGAGGCTCAGGCAGCTCAGGGAACGGCGGCCCGTGGTTCGAAGCCTGCCCGGGGTGTGTGAAAGCGGACGACTCGGCCCCGTCAGCCTTGCGATCCGGTGACGCGGGCCGGCGATTCACCAGTTGGGGTTCAGGGTGAGCGACGTCGACTCGTTGAGCATCCACGTGTCGAACTCCTCCTGTGTCCCGTAGACCGGCTGTCCGCCGAACTGCCGTGTGAGCTCGGCGAGGTCCGCGAGGGCCTGGGCGGGACGGTCCCCGGCCAGTGCGATCTGGACGCGGCCGAATCGGGGGAGCACCTCACGGGCGACGTAGGCGTTCCGTTCCTTGGCCAGCCGCTCGGTCGCACGGCGCAAGGCGTCGGCCATGAGGACAGCCGTGGCGGCTTCCTGTTCCAGGAGCCGGACCCGGGCTTCCGCCGCGGCATCCGCGCGGGCCGCGACGACGGCGATCTGCAGCCCCTGGACGATGACGGCGGCGGCCACCTGACCCACCACCCCTCCCACCAGCGCGCCGACTACGGGAACGGGCAGGAACGTCTGGCCGACGACACCGCAGCCCCAGGCGAGACTGGTGGAAACGGCTGCGGTCGACGCGCGCGCGGCGAACTGTTTGACGTTGCTCCTTCCCAGCGCGAGGTCCAGCCCGGCCTCTGCCACGGCGAACGCGGCCTGCGCGGTGGCCCCCGGGAGCGTCCCGCCACCCAGCGCGGCCGGCAGGACGCCGGCAGCGGCGGAGATCCGGACGGCTTCGCCGAGCGCGGCCATTCCGCCGGAGCGGGCGGCCCCGCGGACGGCGGCGCCGACCGCGGTGAAGGCGGCGACAGAGGCCGAGGTCTCGCCGGCCCGCACGCGGGCCGTCTGATGGACGGCCGCGCTCACCCCAGCGGTGATCCCGCCCAGCACGGCCGCGGGCCTGGCGGCACCTGCTATCTGCTGCGCCCCAGTGTGCGCGAACTGCCGGTCTGCCCACCGGCGCGGGTCACGAGCCGCCTGGTGTGCTTCGTCGAGCGGGACACCCTCGCTCCGCACGCCGCCGTGTTCGAGGTGGTCGGTCACATGGGCGCGGGCGTCCTGGTAGTTCTCGTACCGAAGTCCCTCCGGGGGCATGGTGAGCCGTTTGTCCAAGAGGTCCTCGACGGCCGACAGCCGGTCGGAGGCCACCAGACGTTGCATGCCGTCGTAGTGGGGCCGGGCGAGCTGCTCGGCGGTGGCGGAGGAATCCTGGTAGAGCTTCGCCTGTGCCTGCCACACGAGGCGGCCCCCGTTGAGCAGACGCAGGTCGGCCGGGTCGGTCTGCGAACCGCCCGGAGCCCACTCGGTGACGACGGCACGCACCGAAGAGCCCTTGTCTATGGCGGACAGGTTGAAGGACAGCGCATGCATCAGCTCGAAGAGGTGTCCCGCGCGCTGCTCGTTGCCGATGTTCACATAGCGGGTGGCAAGGGCTCCCGCCGTCTTCCTGACCCGCAGTGTCTCCAGGGTGGCGAGGGCCAGACGTCGGGTCGCACTGTCAGCCAGCGCCCAGGCGGCGGCGTCGATGCCACCAAGCAGCGGCCGGCCCACCGGCTTCGGCGGCCGGTCGCTCGCTGGCCGGTCGCTCACTGGGCGGTCACGAGGGCTTCGAGCCGGATACGGGTGTCCTTCACCACGCGCTTCGACAAGTCGGTGACATGACCGTCATCGTCGGTGATCGGAGTTCCCATGACGGCGACCATGGCACCGGCTAGCCCGACGAGAACGGCCACCTCGGCTCGCTGCGTGGGCGTGTAGACGGCGTAGTCGTCCTGACCGTCCACCAGGGTCCGCAAGGCGGGCAGTCTGCGCCGTATCTCCTTGCGGAGTCGGTCCAGCAGCTGCCGCACCTGGCGGCTGCGCTTGCCCGAGGCTTCGACACGTGCTTCTCTGGCACGGAGTTCAGCGGCGAGCTTATTGAGTTCGGCGGCGACGCCACGCTGCTCGCGCAGGTCGTTGCGGCCCTTCCACTCGAAGAATCCGCCCAGCGCCAGCAGAACAGGCAGTGCCACGATGCCGGTGAGCACCGCCGTCCCCGCCGCCACCCCGCCGCCGCCCGCCGTTAGTGAGCCGCCGCCCAGCCAGGCGAGCGTGGCACTCGTCGCGGCCGCTCCGGACAGGGCGGAGATGGCTGTTCCCGTGGATGCGGCGGCGAATGCCCCCACTGCGGCGAACGTGACCGCCCCCGCACCGGCCCCGACGGCGACACCGCCCGCCAACGTAGCAACCGCGTTCACCGCGTCCAGTTGGATACGGCGTACTTCCACATCCGTCAGTTCCGTCTCCGCAGGCTCGGCGATGGCCACCAGTTCGGCCAGGTCCACGTTCTTCAGACGGGAGAACACATCGACGAACGGCACGAGTGCCTTGTCGTAAGCCCTGCGCCGGGTTCGCTCCTGTGCCTCGGTCTCGGCCACGAGGCGCTCGGTGAGGCACTCTTGCCGCTGGACCAGCTTCTTGTGCCGACGCCCATTCTTCTTGGCCAGTCCCATTGCGTCGAAGATGGCTATGCCCACCTGAGCTGCTCCCCGTCCCGGCCGCGGCTGAGCGGCTCGCTGGTCTCTGTGCGCGGAAGTCATTACCCGCGGGTGCCTGCTCCGCACCATTTTGCAACAAGTTGTTGATGTCCGTAGCCGTTATGCTCCATCATCGTTGCCCAATCTGACGTGGCATGAGGGCACTTGTCGCACATGAAGGACGTGCGGGCCTGAGAGGTCTAGATAACAAAGAAGGCCCAGGTCGCTGACCTGGGCCTTCTTGTAAGAGCGGATGACGGGAATCGAACCCGCGCTCTGAGCTTGGGAAGCTCATGTTCTACCATTAAACTACATCCGCGCAGCGGACCGGTGATCGGTACCGCAGACTCGGACACTGTACCCCATCGCGAAGTTGAGGCGTACCTCCCCGTGACGGAGTGCCGCCTGGAGCGGTGTCCTCTTGATCCCCTAATGTGGCTGTCTCGTCCACCACTTGTCGGGGAAGGGACTTGATGGGTTCGATGGAGCGCACCGTCGTCCGTTGTGTCGAAGGGCATGTGTTCAGTACCGCTTCGTTCCCGCTGCAGCAGCTCGGTGCCGGGCGGATCGGGCCAGGGCGGCTCATTCGGTGTCCGCGGTGTGCGCGGTTGAGGCACGCGGTGCCCGTGGAGCTTGAGCAGCGCTGATGGTATCCGGGGCGCGGAGTCTTCCCGATTGGGGGAGGTCCGCGCCCTCTGCGTATCGTGGGGGCGTGCTTCTCTCAGACAAGGACATCCGGGCCGAGATCGATGCCGGACGGGTGCGCATCGACCCGTACGACGAATCCATGGTGCAGCCCTCGAGCATCGACGTGAGGCTTGACCGCTTCTTCCGGGTGTTCGAGAACCACCGGTACCCCCACATCGACCCCGCCGTCGAGCAGCTCGACCTGACCCGCGAGGTCGAGCCGGAGGGCGACGAGGCGTTCATCCTGCACCCGGGCGAGTTCGTGCTCGCCTCGACCTACGAGGTCATCACGCTGCCGGACGACATCGCCTCCCGCCTGGAGGGCAAGAGCTCCCTCGGGCGGCTCGGGCTCGTCACGCACTCGACCGCCGGGTTCATCGACCCCGGGTTCTCCGGGCACGTCACCCTGGAGCTGTCGAACCTCGCCACCCTGCCGATCAAGCTGTGGCCGGGGATGAAGATCGGGCAGCTGTGCATGTTCCGGCTGAGCTCGCCCGCCGAGCACCCGTACGGCAGCGAGCGCTACGGCTCGCGCTACCAGGGGCAGCGGGGGCCGACGGCCTCGCGCTCGTACATGAACTTCCATCGGACCCAGGTGTGAGGCGGCGGCCGGCATGAGTGAAGTACGCGAGAACCTGACGTACGAGGGCTTCGGGCGCGCGATCCGCGAGCTCGCGCAGACCATCGCCGACGACGGCTACGAGCCCGATGTCGTTCTCTCCATCGCTCGCGGCGGCGTCTTCGTCGCCGGCGGTCTGGCCTACGCGCTCGACTGCAAGAACATCCACCTCGTGAACGTCGAGTTCTACACCGGGGTCGGGACCACGCTCGAGATGCCCGTCATGCTGGCGCCCGTCCCCAACGCGATCGACTTCTCCGACAAGAAGGTCCTGATCGCCGACGACGTCGCCGACACCGGCAAGACCCTCAAGCTCGTCCACGACTTCTGCGTCGACCACGTCGCCGAGGTGCGCTCCGCCGTCATCTACGAGAAGTCGCACTCCCTCGTGAAGTGCGAGTACGTGTGGAAGAAGACCGACGAGTGGATCAACTTCCCCTGGTCCGTCGAGCCGCCCGTCGTGAAGCGCGAAGGACAGGTCCTCGACGCCTGAGCACGGATACGGATACGGATACGGCATGAGGAAGGCCCCCACCGCCGCGGTGGGGGCCTTCCTGTCGTCCAGGGCGTCTCAGAGGGTGCCGAGCTTGATCAGGCTCAGCAGCCCGATCAGCTGGATCGCCGACGCGCCCAGCGCCTTCGGCCACGGCAGGTCGTGCGAGCGGCTCACCATCATCGTGAACAGCGCGCCCGCCGCCAGCCAGGTGACCCAGCCGAGGACCTGCACCAGGCCGTTCTCGCCGCCGAGGAAGACCGCGAAGACCAGCCGGGGCGCGTCCGTGATCGACATGATCAGCATCGACAGGCCGACCGTCGGCTGCCAGGTGCCGTCGCCGCCGAGCTGGCGCGCCAGGGTGTGGGTGACCGCGCCCAGGATCAGTCCGCCGAGGACGAAGCCCACGCCGGTCATCAGGACGTACGGGATCGCCGTCGACAGGGTCGCGTTGATGGCCTCGTCGCGGGCCTTGTCGAAGCCGAAGATCGCGAGCAGTCCGTAGAGGAACGTGACGACCAGCGCCGGGCCCCAGACGGCGTGGTCCCGCATCTGCAGGAACGTCGGCGCCGGGCGCAGCACGATGCCGCTCAGCAGGGCCTTCCAGGGCAGGCGCGGGCCGGCCGGGGCGGCGGGGGCCGCACCGGCGTTGTACGTCGCGGCGTCGCCGTACGGGTCCTCGTTCACGCTGAACATCTGCGTGTGCCCCGGGGTGTTCGCCGCGTAGTGCTGCTGCTGTTGCTGCTGCCCTCCGTACGGGTCCCCGAAGTACTCCGGCTCCCCGTGCGCGCCGCCGCCGCCCTGCGGGCCCTGCTGGGGCCACTGCTGCTGCGGGTGGGGCGGCGGGGCCGCGTTGTACCCGTACGGCGCCTGCTGCGGTTGTTGTTGCGGGGGGCGGTTGTCCCGGCCGCGTCCGTTCCTGAATCCAGCCACGCCTCTGAACGTACCCGTTCCCCCTGTGAGGGCGCTCGTTTGCCCCTGTGCTTGCCACTGAGCTGTGACATCCCCTAGGGGTTCTGGGGCGTTCACCGAGCCGTCGTACGACGAGAAGGGCCGCCCCGCATGCGCGCGGGGCGGCCCTTCTCGTCGTACGGACGTACGGACGTACGGACTACTCGGCCGACACCGGTTCCGACTCCGGCTCCGGCTCCGGCTCCGCCGGCAGCTCCTCCACCGGCGTCTTCACCGAGTCGAGCAGCAGCTGCGCCACGTCCACGACCTGGACGGACTCCTTGGCCTTGCCCTCGTTCTTCTTGCCGTTGACCGAGTCGGTCAGCATGACCAGGCAGAACGGGCAGGCGGTGGAGACGATGTCCGGGTTGAGGGACAGGGCCTCGTCGACGCGCTCGTTGTTGATGCGCTTGCCGATCCGCTCCTCCATCCACATCCGCGCGCCGCCGGCGCCGCAGCAGAAGCCGCGCTCCTTGTGGCGGTGCATCTCCTGCTGACGCAGGCCCGGGACCTTGTCCATGATCTCGCGCGGGGGCGTGTAGACCTTGTTGTGGCGGCCCAGGTAGCAGGGGTCGTGGTACGTGATCAGACCCTCGACCGGCGTCACCGGGATCAGCTTGCCCTCGTCGATGAGGTGCTGGAGCAGCTGCGTGTGGTGGATGACCTCGAACTCGCCGCCCAGCTGCGGGTATTCGTTCGCGATCGTGTTGAAGCAGTGAGGGCAGGTCGCGACGATCTTCTTCGAGGACTTCGGCTTCTTCGTCGACTCGTCGTCCTCGTCCTCGCCGAACGCCATGTTCAGCATCGCGACGTTCTCCTGGCCGAGCTGCTGGAACAGCGGCTCGTTGCCCAGGCGCCGCGGCGAGTCACCGGTGCACTTCTCCTCGCCGCCCATGATCGCGAACTTGACGCCCGCCATGTGCAGCAGCTCGGCGAAGGCCTTGGTGGTCTTCTTGGCCCGGTCCTCCAGGGCGCCGGCGCAGCCGACCCAGTACAGGTAGTCGACCTCCGTCAGATCCTCGACGTCCTTGCCGACGATCGGGACCTCGAAGTCGACCTCCTTGGTCCACTCGACGCGCTGCTTCTTGGCCAGACCCCAGGGGTTGCCCTTCTTCTCCAGGTTCTTGAGCATCGTGCCGGCCTCCGAAGGGAAGGCGGACTCGATCATCACCTGGTAGCGGCGCATGTCGACGATGTGGTCGATGTGCTCGATGTCGACCGGGCACTGCTCCACGCACGCACCGCAGGTGGTGCAGGACCACAGCACGTCCGGGTCGATGACGCCGTTCTCCTCGACCGTGCCGATCAGCGGGCGCTCGGCCTCGGCGAGAGCGGCGGCGGGGACGTCCTTCAGAGCCTCGGCGGACGCCTTCTCCTCGCCCTCCATGGTCTTGCCGCCGCCGGCCAGCAGGTACGGCGCCTTGGCGTACGCGTGGTCACGCAGCGACATGATCAGGAGCTTGGGGGAGAGCGGCTTGCCCGTGTTCCAGGCGGGGCACTGCGACTGGCAGCGGCCGCACTCGGTGCAGGTGGAGAAGTCGAGGATGCCCTTCCAGGAGAACTGCTCGACCTGGGAGACACCGAAGACGGCGTCCTCGGCCGGGTCCTCCCAGTCGATCTCCTTGCCGCCGGTCGTCATCGGCTGCAGCGCGCCGAGGGCGGTGGAGCCGTCGGCCTCGCGCTTGAACCAGATGTTCGGGAAGCCGAGGAAGCGGTGCCAGGCCACACCCATGTTGGTGTTGAGGGAGACCGTGATCATCCAGGTGAAGGACGTGACGATCTTGAGCGCCGCGAAGAAGTAGGT harbors:
- a CDS encoding SMI1/KNR4 family protein; this encodes MSSVCGFAAWEPVLRLMLGDDVERRAAQSARLAGRISQHGWSLAHRGPMSSTARIAVEDIQRALARGGVQEIAFRAEAQPDGRTMLGLVWPSPVVEPAIGYPDLGVLILADGSLPEPWLRRPNPVPGAVPAPSADLELLERTLRERLPDAVGASEEEIAAAEARLGVTLSEELKVLYRVTRVDWGDDFEAADRAGEAVGCELSGLEHLYAVDGAVRHLSWDLGAMRAVNTAPDAAVQGLAGSPGWIGFGSNGGDEFAVDLTPGPGGHFGQVILVDHEQSLGAELVADSLTDFVLGRVREERRDRRGDELPALARVGTGRLESVQAAAHPALEVLSIGTWDGTPFSLAPVAGLPRLRTLTAFPGTLSDPLDVAGLTGLEFLELGAREWRVLLDAGAVPRTLKAAAIKVCDQDHLPVVALANEILALWDRPEIIQTLIEGDLGPTA
- the dcd gene encoding dCTP deaminase, which translates into the protein MLLSDKDIRAEIDAGRVRIDPYDESMVQPSSIDVRLDRFFRVFENHRYPHIDPAVEQLDLTREVEPEGDEAFILHPGEFVLASTYEVITLPDDIASRLEGKSSLGRLGLVTHSTAGFIDPGFSGHVTLELSNLATLPIKLWPGMKIGQLCMFRLSSPAEHPYGSERYGSRYQGQRGPTASRSYMNFHRTQV
- a CDS encoding phosphoribosyltransferase, with the protein product MSEVRENLTYEGFGRAIRELAQTIADDGYEPDVVLSIARGGVFVAGGLAYALDCKNIHLVNVEFYTGVGTTLEMPVMLAPVPNAIDFSDKKVLIADDVADTGKTLKLVHDFCVDHVAEVRSAVIYEKSHSLVKCEYVWKKTDEWINFPWSVEPPVVKREGQVLDA
- a CDS encoding Yip1 family protein, encoding MAGFRNGRGRDNRPPQQQPQQAPYGYNAAPPPHPQQQWPQQGPQGGGGAHGEPEYFGDPYGGQQQQQQHYAANTPGHTQMFSVNEDPYGDAATYNAGAAPAAPAGPRLPWKALLSGIVLRPAPTFLQMRDHAVWGPALVVTFLYGLLAIFGFDKARDEAINATLSTAIPYVLMTGVGFVLGGLILGAVTHTLARQLGGDGTWQPTVGLSMLIMSITDAPRLVFAVFLGGENGLVQVLGWVTWLAAGALFTMMVSRSHDLPWPKALGASAIQLIGLLSLIKLGTL
- a CDS encoding (Fe-S)-binding protein is translated as MQLAAIVVSIVITVVAVALFGRAIAQIYRFVRLGQPVPAGTRTGDPKQRTITLVKEFLGHTRMNRWGVVGVAHWFVAVGFFALLLTIVNAFGQLFQADWLIPIIGDWLPYEVFTEFLGLMTVLGIVTLIVIRQLSRPGKAGRKSRFAGSKTGQAYFVEGVILIVGVCIMTLRALEGVQHHVTSWEPGFFASYPLIALLDGLDLNTIQHLTYFFAALKIVTSFTWMITVSLNTNMGVAWHRFLGFPNIWFKREADGSTALGALQPMTTGGKEIDWEDPAEDAVFGVSQVEQFSWKGILDFSTCTECGRCQSQCPAWNTGKPLSPKLLIMSLRDHAYAKAPYLLAGGGKTMEGEEKASAEALKDVPAAALAEAERPLIGTVEENGVIDPDVLWSCTTCGACVEQCPVDIEHIDHIVDMRRYQVMIESAFPSEAGTMLKNLEKKGNPWGLAKKQRVEWTKEVDFEVPIVGKDVEDLTEVDYLYWVGCAGALEDRAKKTTKAFAELLHMAGVKFAIMGGEEKCTGDSPRRLGNEPLFQQLGQENVAMLNMAFGEDEDDESTKKPKSSKKIVATCPHCFNTIANEYPQLGGEFEVIHHTQLLQHLIDEGKLIPVTPVEGLITYHDPCYLGRHNKVYTPPREIMDKVPGLRQQEMHRHKERGFCCGAGGARMWMEERIGKRINNERVDEALSLNPDIVSTACPFCLVMLTDSVNGKKNEGKAKESVQVVDVAQLLLDSVKTPVEELPAEPEPEPESEPVSAE